One Euphorbia lathyris chromosome 1, ddEupLath1.1, whole genome shotgun sequence DNA segment encodes these proteins:
- the LOC136229694 gene encoding uncharacterized protein isoform X1 has protein sequence MNGAKKLQKNSTSIPKLSTEKVLILEYMDRIRLNDHESLEAYGVDRQHIVEEITRAYAHQIYIDGFFNGDPHPGNFLVSKEPPNRPILLDSGLTKKISSTLKQALAKMFLASVEGDHVALLSAFTEMGLKLRLDIPDQVMELTNVFLRQSTPANEAFETAKSLSDQRTKNMKAIQDKMKMNEPNTQSKFG, from the exons ATGAATGGTGCAAAGAAGCTCCAAAAGAACTCGACTTCAATTCCGAAGCTG TCAACTGAAAAGGTGTTAATTTTGGAGTATATGGATAGAATTCGTTTGAATGATCATGAATCACTTGAAGCTTATGGGGTTGACAGACAACATATTGTTGAAGAAATAACACGTGCTTATGCTCATCAAATATATATTGATGGATTTTTCAATGGAGATCCTCATCCTG GGAATTTTCTGGTGAGCAAGGAACCTCCAAATCGTCCAATTTTGCTTGACTCTGGACTCACGAAAAAGATATCTAGTACCTTGAAACAAGCGCTGGCCAAAATGTTTCTTGCATCTGTTGAG GGGGATCATGTGGCCCTTTTGTCTGCCTTCACAGAAATGGGGCTCAAGCTGCGGTTAGACATTCCAGACCAGGTTATGGAATTAACAAATGTTTTCCTTCGTCAATCAACACCAGCAAATGAAGCTTTT GAAACCGCGAAATCCTTGTCCGATCAAAGAACAAAAAACATGAAGGCGATACAGGATAAGATGAAGATGAATGAACCCAACACTCAATCTAAATTTGGATAG
- the LOC136229694 gene encoding uncharacterized protein isoform X2, which produces MNGAKKLQKNSTSIPKLSTEKVLILEYMDRIRLNDHESLEAYGVDRQHIVEEITRAYAHQIYIDGFFNGDPHPGNFLVSKEPPNRPILLDSGLTKKISSTLKQALAKMFLASVEGDHVALLSAFTEMGLKLRLDIPDQVMELTNVFLRQSTPANEAFVRNREILVRSKNKKHEGDTG; this is translated from the exons ATGAATGGTGCAAAGAAGCTCCAAAAGAACTCGACTTCAATTCCGAAGCTG TCAACTGAAAAGGTGTTAATTTTGGAGTATATGGATAGAATTCGTTTGAATGATCATGAATCACTTGAAGCTTATGGGGTTGACAGACAACATATTGTTGAAGAAATAACACGTGCTTATGCTCATCAAATATATATTGATGGATTTTTCAATGGAGATCCTCATCCTG GGAATTTTCTGGTGAGCAAGGAACCTCCAAATCGTCCAATTTTGCTTGACTCTGGACTCACGAAAAAGATATCTAGTACCTTGAAACAAGCGCTGGCCAAAATGTTTCTTGCATCTGTTGAG GGGGATCATGTGGCCCTTTTGTCTGCCTTCACAGAAATGGGGCTCAAGCTGCGGTTAGACATTCCAGACCAGGTTATGGAATTAACAAATGTTTTCCTTCGTCAATCAACACCAGCAAATGAAGCTTTTGTAA GAAACCGCGAAATCCTTGTCCGATCAAAGAACAAAAAACATGAAGGCGATACAGGATAA
- the LOC136229694 gene encoding uncharacterized protein isoform X3: protein MGWGNIYRRRVRVFAVAVMIYLDYKTVQQRDKWTSKTKRADLWEKAHNRNARRVLNLMMELEGLWVKLGQYLSTRADVLPPAFISLLKQLQDSLPPRPLQEIAQVHRATLIDGQEVVVKVQHEGIKSIILEDLKNSKAIVDWIAWAEPQYDFNPMIDEWCKEAPKELDFNSEAVN, encoded by the exons ATGGGTTGGGGAAACATTTACAGAAGGCGTGTGAGAGTATTTGCCGTGGCTGTTATGATCTACCTGGATTATAAG ACTGTACAACAAAGAGATAAATGGACGTCGAAAACTAAGCGAGCTGATTTGTGGGAGAAGGCACACAATCGCAATGCTAGGCGTGTTCTCAACTTGATGATGGAATTGGAAGGTTTGTGGGTAAAACTTGGACAATACTTATCTACACGTGCTGATGTTCTCCCCCCTGCATTCATTTCACTTCTCAAGCAGTTACAGGactctcttcctcctcgtcCCTTGCAAGAG ATTGCACAAGTCCATCGTGCAACACTGATTGATGGGCAGGAAGTGGTCGTTAAGGTTCAACATGAGGGCATAAAGTCAATTATTTTGGAG GACTTAAAGAACTCCAAGGCAATTGTTGACTGGATAGCATGGGCAGAACCACAATATGACTTTAATCCCATGATTGATGAATGGTGCAAAGAAGCTCCAAAAGAACTCGACTTCAATTCCGAAGCTG TCAACTGA